tcaaaCCATGCTTCTTAGTGTAAatagttttgttattttatgGGACTTGttatactctataaatgatttccCAACAAAGTAATACTTTTAAGCTTGGTCTTAAAAGTTTACTTTATTGGATTCTAAccttttagtgaaggaaagctatactcaagcacttcactaatttccaattattgcattgcatatagaaacaacatCGTTAgtcgacggaacatacgagctcatCCAGGAACCATACGGGGATTTCTCCGAAGCTCAGGCCAACGTTGTTGAATTAATTGAAGTCCCGAACTCCAATTCGGAGGAGCCAACGCTTACTAACTCTATAAACGCCACtataggcaagccccggtgcataatcctattattttaaaattatgcaacctattattattatttacttgtgcattaaagttattggagttgaatgaaaatcttagatgcataattctaggtacctattgattgaataCTAGAATCTAAGTCCGAATAGATGCTaagctaataggaccggtaaaagtcgagtgattgcctgtcactcgcgagctttataggagtggattgtttacattcttgcaatcactataaggaccatgggcggatttggttacaagcttcatATTGAATTCCGTCTATGTTGATAAACttgttaaggccgcagtgtgtggtagtgttgattaagtgtttgaaagtactagccacatgccgtaaatatggtacgcggcaagcctagtaaccaatGGGCCTGGCAAGTGGATataccttccactctctcttagggataggatgAATAAAATGAATAAGATGGAATCTGTAGCGCTACACCACGGCTATGAGGGACgaagttggtgccctatagTTGGGGAAAATTACggctatgagggacgaggttggtgccctatagtcggggagagtagCTCTGATCCACGAACCGGAATGAATGGCAAAAGGTTGCCTAGGAGTGACTcgacagtgctccaagcgtgtgtgttaggtttaccttacAAGGATTAAATTTTGGTTCGAACAGTTCCGCTGCTCACGgataatgagactgcttaatctctttgccacatagagtaagaagtggaacaatgatgatactcaatcttattggatgcaaataatttctctaccatgtttgtatagatagatgctcacttagaatgactaatgaaactagaatctaaaagctaaaacttgaaagtaaggacctactctttgttgattttcagcaaaagaaaccccaatgccttcacaagccttgcatgtctagttaaagggatgttatatacccttagacgggttagtcttgctgagtattagtatactcagtcttgcttgtgaccaTGTTTTCAGGAATAACTTGTAAGGGGTCAaacactagtttgacttggcctagtgctttacctcctggttggtctaTGGAGTGGGAATCGTCTTCGACCGGCGATATCTCAACTGAGTGATGTCTTGTTTGGGCTTAACAGGACATCCGTTATGACGTATGTATAGACGTGTTTTCTTTTCCGCTACAGAACTTCTCTCTTACTTAGTTTCTGTTAAACTTCTCTAAAGTTCCTTTGAATAAGTTTGTAAAAGCTAGAACTTCGGTTTACTAGCTTTAAAACTCTGATGTAACTTATACacccttatctatgtgatgtgaaatattatgaaattgttgtatctctgactcgccttcgtgctgGATGTATACTTGGGTTACGATCCGATATTcagtggtttcatcgggatgttacccgacagaccaatgatTATACCGGTTAAGGTGCGTTTAGAGGTTAGTGCACTTGAACTGGTATAATTCAAACTGGTtacgccacagctggtatcagagcaggcAAGTATACTCATGATGATACAACAAACCTTAGAAAGGTTTTGAATAAAAGATACGCTCAACAAAGTGTTTGCAAAAAATGTGTTGGAACCTTTAAGGATTGTGCGTTGATCGTAAAGCCATAGGGTGATGTTTTATGGGTGTTATAAGGTGGCTATTAGTAATGTATATGCTATGTGTTttatgcaggtacactaaccacagTTTGATAGGAACGGTTAGGAATCATCGACTAGATactatagggagagacgtatccATATATTGCcaccgaaactaaccacgtaagaccAAAGGTATTTGGTAGTTATTTTTGGTTGTGAGGACGATAGAACATGCATGCATTGTTTAAAACTTGAATAATGTGTTTTGTTTAAATATCTTTTTAAGGACTTTTATAGTGCTTATCTTGTTGAGTGGTTAGTAGGGATATGGTGAGTGCCTTGTTCTAAAACCTAGATTTAGTTGACCTTAGGAGATGTAAACTATTTGAGTGTAGATCGAGTTTTGCACCTTGATCTTTTGTTCAAGGAATTTTCTAATGATCAACTAGCCTTGTTTATAGTTTGATCATTCCTAGATTCATATGAGACCTTTGTTTCAATGAATTAGAATCACAATtcttccgcagtcttcttaaagctttcgAGAATCTTTTACCATCATCTTGCCACTTGATTCTTGAATGGTAGATTTTTTGTCAAACTTTCTATCACTATTCTGCTAAAAAACAACCTTCTATTTCAACTATGGTTGAGCTGTCCAAATGTACTATGTTTGCATGATACCATTTGATAATGGAAATAGGGATAAACTGGGATTTAATGGATACCTTCCATGATTCGGATGGTGGGATCAACTCGTGGTACCCCCGAAGGGTTTAGCCATGGCCAAGCTAGTTGATCTCAgcaaccgccaccaccacctcctaatTTGGCGGAAGTTATGGCCTTGCAGACCGAGCTACTATGTCAACTAGTGCAGGGGCAACAAAACCAGCCATGCTCTCAGCAGCAAGGACATAATGATCACATTCCCCTGGCACCGGGATATCAAGacttctttggtacccaaccccGGTTGTTTCACAAGACCGACGAACCCTTGGACGCAGATGCATGGCTTCGGACCATAGAGTCGAAGTTTGCCTTATTGTCGGTACCATGCTacgaagcaaacaagactcttTTCGCCGCCCAGCAATTACGTGGCACTGCCCGCatctggtgggataattatcgtGCCATGCTGCCCGCCGATCATGTCGTCAATTGGGAAGAATTCAGGACCGTCTTTAGGGCGCATCACATTCCCGAGGGACTCATGGACTGGAAGCTAAATGAGTTCTTGGCGCTAACACAAGGAACCCACACTGTGCTTCAGTACGCACAGGTCTTCATTCACCCATGCCAGTATACCGGATATCATGCAGACAGCGATGCCAAGAAGCaggatcgtttccgtcgtggtcTTAACACCAAGCTTAGAGGGCATCTTAATCTTGTCGGACCCAACAGTTTTAATGAGCTGGTAAACATGGCCATTACTCAGGACGATTGcattatagcgcatcgtgttgACAAAAAGAGGGAAGCACCGACTGGACCCTCTGGTgcgcagccaccgaggtatcatcTGGTGCATAATACAACTCCTAAGGCCCCACCGAAGAACGCTCCATCAGGCAGATGGATTTTCAGGCCACCCCAATAGCAAGGAGCAAACAGACTCTCAGTGcctcagcagcagtagcagcagtctGATCCGAGGCCAAATGCTCAACAGTTCAATCGTGGGAACGACTACAATCACTACAAGAAACCATTTAATCTATGACGATTTTTGATGAAATTTTTGTAACGTTTTCAGATATCGTCACGGATCTGCAACTATGGATATAAGGCCCATAACACAGTGACAATTTATCGATTTCGTCATGAACCAGCTCAAAACCTGTGACGTTTTAGCAAATCTGTCGCAATTAATAAATTTAGAATTATTGTCATAGCACAAGGTGAgaaacaaaaatacaaaaataaaaagaaaaaaggcctCACAAGGTTGGTCCAGTCATCACGGCCCATACGTCACCCGGCGGGGCGCCATGTCACCCGCCCCCCGGCAGCGCCACGTCCCGGCGCGCAAGAGCCAGGTCAAGCttcaaatgaagaaaaaaaacaaaatgcaGCTCAGCGCCATTAAAACGATTCTATGTATTAAATATGAATTTTATACAAATTTTTGAATCAATTCAGGTGGCACATGTAGTTCAAATTGGAATTTCTTTCTATAAGCACACagaaattaaattaattaagtGGTAGAAAATAGCAAATGTGTTCCAAAAAATTGAGAATTCTTCACAATAACTTACATATTGTTTTGTacatgtgaaaatatatttacacCCATAACATAAACATATTTACAATTTTCTTCACGAGGGTCCCATTATTAGttatttaaaaatagaaaaatatgttTTTGCATATAAGGTTGCAATGTAAATGCACAACTATCATTAGTATGGTAAAGGAAAGCAATATCCAAAACTGAAATGTATCTTAGGAAGGAAATGAACTATGATGTGCAAACTTCAAAGTTTAAGTTGAAGTGTATGAAACATCGTGTACACGCGCCCTTTTTGTGAACAATATGTACTCAAAAAGTTGTGAAATCATGTGAAACTTTTTTGTTAAGCTTTTTTGTTCATAAAATGATTCCATGccaaaatttagaattttctgaGCAAATTTAAATATTACTACAATTATTGGATAGTGGTTTGGGGATATAAGTTTGAGTTGTCTCTAGAAGAAAGTTAAAAATTTTCATATCTATAGAGGAAATGGGCTACAATACATGGCATACAgttaaatataaattttatacaattttttGAATCAATTCTGGTGGCACAtgtagttcaaatttgaatttcttTTCATAAGCACATAGAAATTAAATTAAGTGGTAGAAAATAGCAAATATGTTCCAAAAAAGTTGAGAATTCTCCACAACAAGTGACATATTGTTTTGTAcatgaaaaaatatatttacaccCATAATATAAACATATGTACAATTTTTTTCACAAGGATATTTTAtatgaaaaaaaggaaaaaaaataatctGAGATAGTTATGGGCTCTATTTGGCTCGCCCTATCCGGCCCAATGGCTCCTAACCGTCCATCCACGATCTGACGATTACGATCGTGCTCACACAGTATAAAAGACGAGTCCCGAAACCTAGctgctccctctcctctccgccATTCCTCACCTTCcccctgctcctccacctccaccatggccgccggcccACCAGTCCATGGGGACCGTGCCACCGTGGGCTCCCCATCCCATGGGGGCAGGttgctcccctcctcctccggttCGCGCTGCGGTCAtctcggcggccgccgcggccgtggggGGCGAGGCGGACGTGCTGCCGGGCCCCGGGGGCGAAGCGGAGGCAGCGTTGACGGGCCGGTTGCTCCAGATCTAGCGGCTGGAGTACAAACGGCATGTGGTAGCCGCAGATCCCGCCTGGGCGATGGGCTCTCCCCACGAGGATTCACTGccgccatcacccaatccgagcaGATGCCGCCCACAGCCATGGTGCCATGCGTGCACTTCCCAGATCCGGTCAGCTTCGGCTGGCTGCTGGGCCTCTCTCTTTCTGCCGCTCGTCATGGCTTCTCGTCTGATGGGCGTTGAGGCCTCCCTTGCCAACGGAGGCGTGCAGGCCGGCCTCGTTGAGAACCCAGGCGAGGACAACCACGACATGCGGGTTTCCCTCTTAGGCCTCCCATCGCTATCCGTCGTCGAGGTGCCGTTGTTCCTGCTCTACTCCCTGTGAGGCCTCTCCTCCTCTCGAATCCCTGCttcttgtctcttcttttttcccCTTCGATTTTCTATCCAGGTGAGGTGACGCTCAGCTCCTTCCGGTTGCAGGCCTGGAGGACCCCTGCAGCATGCTGAGCACTTCCTACCTGCCGGCAGCGTACTGGTTTGGGTGGGGGATAAGCATTTGGTCATCATATTGCATCATTGTTCTCTGCTGAAGTAAAATCTAGCAGAGAACAATGTTCAGATTTGTTTAGAATACTCAGAAATTTATCATATGCTACATGTGTTAAGCTGAACTGATTGTTTAGTACATTCATGCAGTTGTGCTAAAACTGCCTTTGTTCTTTCTTGATTACCATCTTAGTTCTTTGTAAAACGACATGGTGCCAAATTTTTGTGAGAACATTGGGTTAGAGTTGACTCTATTCCTGCTAGTGCTAGCTAGATACAATGGTTCGAAATAGCCATATGACTCATTTAGTTGTCTAACATTACTTCCCTGCTTGTTCTGTTATGTCAATACTTATTTTCCTTTTATGCTACTCTTTTTTTAGTGACCTCAGATATAACTGGATTATTCCTTCTAGAAATTCAAATGACTTGCAAGTCACACAGTCCAGTTTAATCTTTGAATAGATGAGCAACAATTGTTTAATCTATGCTTGCATGCTTTGATCAATCATCTGTGTAGTTTATTAGCTTGCTATCCAAAATGCCAAATTTATTTTGTCATAGATTAAGTGATTTCTTGTAGTATACTAAATCCTTGGAATCAACGGCACAAATTGAAATTAACACATGCTGAGGTAATAATGCTTTGTTGGCTTATGCTTGCAACTTCGATGTCTTCAGATCATATTGATTTGTATTGCAGCAGTGTGACCACAATTTAGCATTGAGCATTTCTTCTCTGTAGGTCAGCTCGACTGCTTGTGCACGGGCAGCAAAATTACAAATACTGTTCGATTTCTCTCAGGTGTGCAGTAGCAACAGTTTTATTCcttttagttgcaagtttttatcTTGTTAACACTACTGATAACTGTGGTTGTTACTTATTTGTGACTTGTCATCTGTCATAAAAATGTTTATAGATTTTGTCCAAAGGAACTAATTTAACGCTTTGCCCAAAGGAACTAATTTAACGCTTTGCCCAAAGGAACTATAATAAAAAATGCTCTGTTCCAGTGACTTCTTTGGAGAATTCATAAAATAATCACCTATCCTTGCATACATTCATGATTAATCTCTTGTTAGTGTGATTTGGATCTGTGGCTTGGTTTCTTTTAGATTTCAAAAAACAATCAcctatttgcatatatattcatgattaatctctTGTTCAGTGTGATCTGGACTGAATTGTGTTAAGTTTCTCCTCAGGATGGAGATCGTGGCCAAGGCACCTATGGTGATTGCGTCTACTGTGTAGGGTCAGATAGCTTGTTCTAAGTCAGATATGAGCATGTTTAAGCTACAGGGTAAGATGGTCTTTGAGATGGCATGCTGTTGCTGCTAGTTTCAAGTAGTGGACTGGTTGAAAATTGTTTGAAGTCAGATAGCTTTTTCTAAGTCAGATATGAACTTGTTTTCTTGTATGTATATGCTGAGATGgatcaaaatttatttcatgtAATGAATGAAATGTTTAATTTGTTGTGTTTATATGGGTTGTGTATATGAGTTATTTTATATGTAAGGGCTGAAATTTTGGGCCTGTGACCCACTTCTAAACTGGGCCAATTAATAAATGGGCCACGAATGAAAAGTCGATGTCTATGTTAGCAGACACGTCATCAGCCACGTCACCATCCATGTCGGCAATGGTTGTCATGTCACCATCCATGTCAGCAATTACATCATCTGACAATTCATGACATAGTTTATGACGTTTATTTTTGTCACAAACACTGGGCCTGGGCTGGGCTGTGCGGGCTCAAACCTAATCTATGACAGTTAAGAAACGTCACGGATTGCTTCAATTTGTGACGTTTTTAAAGAAAATGTCACTTGAtttaatctgtgacgctcaatacatgacgctaCCTGAAAATGTCACAAAAAAAATTTTATGACGAATTTTCAACGATCTATGACGAAATTGTTCTGTCACAGAATAAATGGTTTCTTGTAGTGAATCGTTGTTTCAATTGCGGGAGTACCTCACACTTTGCTAGAAATTGCCCTCAACCCAAGAAATCTTTTCCGGGCTAGAAGTACAACCAGAACAATCAAGGCAAGGGTAAGAAGCAAGTTATGCAAGTCAGGCAAGGGAAGATCAACTTTACCACCCTTGCTAAACTCCCAGAGGACGCCCCAATTATGACGGGTGTATTTTCTATCCCTCACCAACCTGCAGTTACACTACTTAATTCTGGTGTAGCTTGTAGTTTTGATAGTACAAGATTTTGGAACCAGAAAAGGCTTGGACGTTTACCATATAAGATTGCCATCCATTCCCATTctggaatctcgggacgagattctttttaggggagaaggttgtgacacctcaggtgtctatTATATTAGAACATAGGATAATGTGTGAaagttatgtttgtttttgtgtgcaagtttaaattttcaatgcaaaattaggggtatttttgtaattttggaAAATTATAAGTCCCcttttgcaaaagtttttaACCTAGGGAGCAAATTCAACTTTGTGAAGGGCCTTCTTGCAAATATACTTGTAATCATGATTTTTGGCAGCTTTGTTGCAATTTGGCCCAATTTAATTGAGAAATTACTACCAaaaatgtttttcttttattatttcAAATACACTCAAActtttaaaaatatttcaaaatcctttgatctagtgaaaatttgcacaacatgaaagttgtagatcatgaaaaactgaacaactttcattttgggcactttttcatttaaaCTCTAGATCAATGGGAAATTTTATTTTACAGTTAGCACACGAAACTTTTGGAATTTACGAAACCACCCttgtttctttcttcttcctcctccttctgcCCGAATAGGggcgccgctgtcgccgccgtTTTGGTCGCCGCCGGCACCACCCACCCACAGCCGGCCGCCCTAGTTTCGCCACTCGGCCTGCTCTGGCCCTTCTTGGCCCCACTCCTACCCTTGCTGGCCCTCACTTCCcttgccacgccgcgccgccgagcccgccTCTGTTTTGCCTTCTTGTGAAATCGCCGCCGTTGGGAAACTGCCGCCCCGGGTCTCCAATCCCCCACGCGTCGCATGCCAAGCATCGCCTCCATCTCCGTCGCCTCTACCTGGCACCCTGCGCACGCTCCACGACGCCCCCTCGCGCCACTACTGCCGACCGCCGTTGGacagccgcctccgccgttgCGGATCTCCTTCCCCGCCACCGGACTCTGCCCACAGCCTTGTCAAGCTCATCTCCTGAGCTCTCATCTTGCTTATCCCTCCCCATTGGCTATAAATAGCCCCGGCCGGACCTCCAATTCCGGCAAaccgcgccgcctccccttccttcttctccggcgagccctGCTCACTGAGGACCGCCGTCATTAGTACTCTCCTGCCTCCCTAGACCCACTAGTCCGCTACTCCCTAGCCCAGTGAAGCTCGCTGAACCCCCAATTGTCGCTCCTTCACCGGAGCATGCCGTCGAcgaccgcctccaccgccgcccccctGCTCGCTTTGGGCAGCACAGCTCCGGCCATCCCGCGACCAACCAAACCCCTCTACAGGTGCGCCATGGCCCACTGGTGCCTCCTGGCCCCTCGGCCCTCGCCGAAATCCGGCCGTCCCCTCcctgccttcttcttccttgagcCAAGGACCCAATTGCAAGGATTTAAAACTTCccagggtcctttctgcaaaagaccaaaaccctttctttttttatgtgatgaactttgaaaaaatcctagaaaaatgtagaaaaatcagataaatgccaaattaattttgttgtgttccttttaACTAGCTCTATAAGTTTGGCTACTAAAGTCTGTATGAAACTTTATATtgtgtgctctagtttaatTGTTAGGAAATGAGtgatttatttatatctttttaactGTAGCTTTGTTATACTTAATTTTTGGCACCTAGCATTCTTTTACCATGTATAGTCTTGTGAAAAATTTGTGGTCCAAATGCTTGACTTTTTGCTtattatttcatgtgctttGTTTATTTCTATCATATACacttatttattttattaaagCATGTTCTTGTTAGTTTCTTAGGGTTATGTTTTTATCTTGAGCTCTCCTGATCATAAATAGTTTATGGTAAGTTTTGGGAGAAATTTTTGCACTGTTTAGTTTGAGTTTTGAATTTTATGTTTGAACTTGATTTATATACATGACCTTGCCTTTTGGAATTCTGAGTTTATAAGCCCTAGTTGTTAAaactcctttgaattcaaattctaaatttgaattcaactttcAACCCACCTCATGTTCCTGAATAGAACtaccctttctctctttttcaaaCCATGCTTCTTAGTGTAAatagttttgttattttatgGGACTTGttatactctataaacgattgcccagtaaagtaatACTTTTAAGCTTggtcttaaatgtttactttattggattCCAAccttttagtgaaggaaagctatactcaagcacttcactaatttccaattattgcattgcatatagaaacaacatCGTTAGTCGACGGAACATATGAGCTCATCCAGAAACCAGACGGAGATTTCTCCGAAGCTCAGGCCAACGTTGTTGAATTAATTGAAGTCCCGAACTCCAATTCAGAGGAGCCAACGCTTACTAACTCTATAAACGCCactacaggcaagccccggtgcataatcctattattttaaaattatgtaacctattattattatttacttgtgcattaaagttattggagttgaatgaaaaccttagatgcataattctaggtacctattgattgaataCTAGAATCTGAGTCtgaatagatgctatgctaataggaccggtaaaaatcgagtgattgcctgtcactcgcgagctttataggagttgattgtttacattcttgcaatcactataaggtcCATGTACGTatttggttacaagcttcatATTGAAATCCGTCAGTGTTGATAAACttgttaaggccgcagtgtgtggtagtgttgattaagtgtttgaaagtactagccacatgccgtaaatatggtacgcggcaagcctagtaaccaatcggcccggcaagtggacataccttccactctctcttaggaaTAGGATGAATAAAATGAATAAGATGGAATCTATAGCGCTACACCATGGCTATGAGGGACAAagttggtgccctatagtcggggaaaATTACGGCTATGAGGGACAaggttggtgccctatagtcggggagagtggctcTAATCCACAAACCGGAATGAAAAGCAAAAGATTGCTTAGGAGTGACTcgacagtgctccaagcgtgtgtgttaggtttaccttgcaggGATTAAATTTtggttcgaactgttccgccgctcacggataatgagactgcttaatctctttgccacatagagtaagaagtggaacaatgatgatactcaatcttgttggatgcaaataatttctctaCCATATTTGTATAGATAGATGCTTACTTAGAATGACTAAtgaaactagaatctgaaagctaaaacttgaaagtaaggacctactctttgttgcttttcagcaaaagaaaccccaaagccttcacaagccttgcatgtctagttaaatggatgttatatacccttagacgggtTAGTCTTGCTTGTGACCATGTTTTCAGAAATAACTTGTAAGGGGTCAAACACTAGTTTGACTTAGCCTAGTACTTTACCTCTTGGTTGGTCTATGGAGTGGGAATCGTCCTGGACCGGCGATATCTCAACCGAGTGATGTCTTGTTTGGGCTTAACAGGACATCCGTTACGACGTATGTATAGACGTgttttcttttccgctgcagAACTTCTCTCTTACTTAGTTTCTGTTAAACTTCTCTAAAGTTCCTTTGAATAAGTTTGTAAAAGCTAGAACTTCGGTTTACTAGCTTTAAAACTCTAATGTAACTTATACacccttatctatgtgatgtgaaATATTAtggaattgttgtatctctgactcgccttcgtgcgggatgtatacttgtgttacgatccgaTATGATGTGGTTTCATCGGGATGTTGCCCGACAGACCAATGATTATACCGGTTAAGGTGCGTTTAGAGGTTAGTGCACTCGAACTGGTATAATTCaaactggttctgccacagtcgCCCCCTTGCGCCACTTTACCTTGCTGCGTCTTTTGCGCGGCAACTCGCGGTAGTTGCGCGGCAAAAACAGCCCCCGTG
The nucleotide sequence above comes from Panicum virgatum strain AP13 chromosome 3K, P.virgatum_v5, whole genome shotgun sequence. Encoded proteins:
- the LOC120699738 gene encoding uncharacterized protein LOC120699738 isoform X2, with the protein product MGSPHEDSLPPSPNPSRCRPQPWCHACTSQIRSASAGCWASLFLPLVMASRLMGVEASLANGGVQAGLVENPGEDNHDMRVSLLGLPSLSVVEVPLFLLYSLPGGPLQHAEHFLPAGSVLVWVSSTACARAAKLQILFDFSQDGDRGQGTYGDCVYCVGSDSLF
- the LOC120699738 gene encoding uncharacterized protein LOC120699738 isoform X4, producing MGSPHEDSLPPSPNPSRCRPQPWCHACTSQIRSASAGCWASLFLPLVMASRLMGVEASLANGGVQAGLVENPGEDNHDMRVSLLGLPSLSVVEVPLFLLYSLPGGPLQHAEHFLPAGSVLVWLDCLCTGSKITNTVRFLSGWRSWPRHLW
- the LOC120699738 gene encoding uncharacterized protein LOC120699738 isoform X1, which codes for MGSPHEDSLPPSPNPSRCRPQPWCHACTSQIRSASAGCWASLFLPLVMASRLMGVEASLANGGVQAGLVENPGEDNHDMRVSLLGLPSLSVVEVPLFLLYSLPGGPLQHAEHFLPAGSVLVWLDCLCTGSKITNTVRFLSVSPQDGDRGQGTYGDCVYCVGSDSLF
- the LOC120699738 gene encoding uncharacterized protein LOC120699738 isoform X3 gives rise to the protein MGSPHEDSLPPSPNPSRCRPQPWCHACTSQIRSASAGCWASLFLPLVMASRLMGVEASLANGGVQAGLVENPGEDNHDMRVSLLGLPSLSVVEVPLFLLYSLPGGPLQHAEHFLPAGSVLVWVSSTACARAAKLQILFDFSQFLLRMEIVAKAPMVIASTV